A window of Candidatus Cloacimonadaceae bacterium genomic DNA:
TCAAGTGACCATCACTGATCGTTCCAGTGGTTTCTAACAACATTACGCTAGATTGCTTTACTATTCTGTCGTTCGAATAATGTGGGTTAACAAGAGATATACTTTTATCGCATAAATCAAACAGTTGGTCAATAGCGTACTCTTCTTCAATTTTTGATAGGTGTCTTGCTTTAAGCAGCTCGAAACAAAATACAGAACCATGGTTAGATGATGTGTCAGCACTTGCAAAGTAAAGAGCGAGTAAGGAGTCGTACGTGAAATCTATTAACATGGTAGCTGCCCCATAATGCTGCAGCTCAATAAGTAAGGATAAGTCTGTCGTTTCATTAGAAGTCAGCCACTGTGGTTTTCTCATTTTAGCCTTAGCTAGTAGCATTATATGATAATGTTTTAGACTAATACTCGAGCTCTCTCTTTGTATTCTCCTTAATGCACTACACTGGACTGGCCACGACTCATCGCTCTGTCCCCTATAAACATATAGGCTTCCTGAATACTCAGTTGTGATCGACGACATAACTCTTAAGTAGCCTTCAAGAGAAGAGACATTGTGAATTATCATTACATGCTCCTATTGCTCATACTCACAGGCAGATGAATCAGATAGACGCAAAAGCGATAGTTCTTCTTACAAATCCGTTTAATTCTCCATCGTTCACATTTGCTGTCTGCCATTGTGGATTTGTATCATGGTGAAATCTATTAGCATATTCCTTGATATTCTCTAATTCATTGGTTTGCTGTTCGTTCAATGTTTGCTCTTGAGTACCAATCCAATGTCTGCATATATTAATAAAAGGTCCGAGTAGTGTCCCGGGTACAAAATACTTCGGGCATCGCACTCTCAAGAATCCTTCAAGATATGGTCGTATAGCGATTGCGACGTCTCTTGGGTTTACTCTTTCTCCATTGATGAAAGCATCTAACAGGCCGAACAATCTATCATGCTCGGTATAAGAATCACTATCTACGTTCCAATCAGTTATTGTTGAGTTGTTCCCATCTCTAACTATCTGTAGTGAAGCACTATCACTACGATCTGCTCCTGTCCATATACTGCATAAAAATGATTTACTATGCGATAACACAATTACTTGTTTGGCTTGACCAGCTAACCTACGAATCTCTTGAGCTGTCGATAATGTCCTATGATCGTCCAGTGTTGAAGCGGGATCATCTATAATGACAATCTTGTTACCTATATTGGGGTCATCTCTGAGAGTAGCTAAGAAAAAAGCAAGGGCTAATGAGTTACGATCTCCTGAGCTTAGAGTGTTATGAAATGCAGGCGATCCATGATTCGAAGTTATTGAAACCGGAGTGTTATTTATCAACACATTATAATTACACGATGAACCAGTCCGGATATTGGTTGGCGATACGCTACTTAATCTAAATCCAGCATTGAAGATTTGCAGAAAGTCGTTAACTGCAGCTTCAAACCTTGGAAATACGCTATTTCGGTAATTCTCAAGATTAATTCTTGCTGTAGTTCGTAAACCTTCAGTGTCCTGCTTGTTGGCTTTCTCTTGAAGGTAGGCTTCGGAGAATTGTGATAACTCTTGTGAGTAACGAGATTTTATTGCTTTTAATCTATTAAGGTCTCTAACTAAGAGGGTGGGTTCAGCGCTTTCTGGTCTTTGTTTGATAGCATTTATTTCTATATTGATCTGGGCTACTTGCAGGTTATGATCAACAACTCTTTGACGATTAGCTTCGTAATCTGAGAACATAGCAAGCTCAGCCTCGGTAAAAGATACGATTTCTAATGGAGCAGACTGTTTGATCATCAGCTTCGAATAAATCATCTCTCGAAGGTTTTTCCAACTTTGAATGACAGACTCACTCTCAAATGCGATTTCAGGAATATCAGTAAACTTAGACCAATATTGGCGATTTTCGTTATATGATCTTATTGCTCTCTCGAATGCGACTAATTTGTCTTCTCCACATTGATTGTTTAAATGCGAAACTGATTCACTTATGTTCTTTATCAATTGTTTGTATGCTTCGCTAAAGTACGCTCGATAATTCTGTAGAATTTTCGATCCTTCAAGGGGTTGAGAACAGAATGGGCAAGTATTATCATTTTTTTCTTCAGGCGTTGATTGAAGTAGAGACATTCCTTGTGAAATCCATAGCTCTGGGCTAGGTGAGTATTTTTCAAAATGATCCTTTACCAATAGCAGTGCTGTTGAATCAAGTGTATCCAACGACGCAGCAAATAGATCTGAAAAAGCTGATTGATCAAACTCAGGTAATTGAATAGGTGTAAACAAAGCTGCATTTGAGATTTCTAAAGCATTCTGTGCAACTAACAGATCCCTCTCTGCCGCCAGAATTTTACTATCGATATCATCTTCGATCGGTAAACTACAAAAATCATCAACACTAAAGCCACATCTCGCGTCTCCCGGAATCTGACTTGCTAATCTCTGAAGTTCTCGATTGTGGGCTTCAATTTGCTCGATGTATTCATTTAACTGTTGGTTGAGCCTTACTCCTTGTTCGCCTATTATTAACTCGTGCAGATTCTGTCTATGACTTGGATCGACCATCAAACCAGAGCAAACATTATTGGTAACAAAGACGTCATCATAAATCACAATTTCTGGTATAGATCTACTCCATGAGCCATTTTGGAATTGCACAGTTTGATTTCCTTCAAATGTAAGCACTACATGGGGATCGGATTGACTGCCTATGCTCCGCCTTTCGTTAATATGAATCGGGTCCCCTGTCATTAATGATCTGAGAATAGCAGAAAGAGTTGTTTTCCCCCTTCCATTCTCAGCATAAACCAGGGATAATCTCTTTAACGGGATGTTGGCGGCTCCATTCATCTTAAGGAAAAGTCCCGTATTGTCAATGAAGTTTATTTTACTTATCATGAATAGCCATCTATATACTTAGATTCACATCTGCTGCAGCTGGTCTTTCGTCCTTAATCATTGATGTAACTTGACTGATTGTTCAATTAAACTAAGAATATATGATAAACTTACATCATCTCTCATGATGATCTGATAGTCGCCGTTTCCCCATTTTCCCTTGCCAGATACATCCTCAGCCAAACTAAGACTATCCATTAATTTTCCTTTGAGGACGTTTAGAGTGAGCTTTAGTTTTGACTTCTGAACTTCTATATCAACAATGTTTGTTGTGCCCTTGAATGCAATATAGAGCTTCTTGGGGTCTATTGTCAGATTCCACCTAGACATAATCCCCTCTTTGAGTAACTCATAAAGGGATTTAACATCTTCATTGGCTTTATTTAAATGGTCAGCTTCAGTATAAACGACAATGTCTTTTGCAACCTTGCCAATTTTTGTGTCAATTGGAGTTAGTTTCTTAATACTCGCCCCTGAGCTACCGTAGTCGATTCTCCGATAGGAGATATGATTATCTTGGTACATCTTCACTTCCCATAAAGAGATAGGTAAGTCATTGAATATAAGAGAACCTAGTTGGTAGTTATTGAAGGATGTAGAAACGAAATAAATCCGCGATTGCCCCCAATCTATGTCCTTGATTTGCAAATTCTTATTCTTCTCATGGTTGTATTGCAAAACAAAGTCCGCTTTCCTATCCAACATCTTTCCAAGATAAGCATATCCTTGGTCTATAACACTTCTGTTCTCACTTCTTTTGTACTCGATGATTACAAAAGACTTCGCTTCTGAGTCAAAAGCAAGTGTATCAAGGCGATAATTATCTACTGAAAACTCAGAACAAACGAATTCCAATCCGAAAATCAGATTCAGATTCTTCTCTGTTATCTCTTGCATGGTTTTCTCTTTAGTGATTTTTACTTCTTTCACTGGTGCAAGTGATTTGTTGCTTGTCAATCGGAATAATCTCATTGATCCTCCTCTTGATTTCTACTGAACTTTTTCTTTCTGTCTATAAAATGCATCTCTTATTGCTTGTAACAACTGATCCGAACTGGCTCTGTATATGTCGAATTGAGATATATTTTTCTCATTATAATGTAGCTGTCCTTCCCCTTCGTTTCCTCGATGTTGTCCAGCTGAGTAATTTGCATTATGCTCAACCTCATACGATGAAAGCACCCAGTACCTTATTTCATTTCTCCATACTGCTACCCAGACAAAAACATCACAACAATATGTTTTAATCTGTTGGAAGTTCATATCAAATCGCTTCTTAGAAGTTGAATCGAGGGCTTTCACATATAAGGGTTCACTGCTATTAAAATCCACTGCTCTTGAAGCTTTTACTTCTACCCTAATAGCTTCATCTAACATAAAATCATATTGACCGCTATAGTTTGGGTCCCTTGATCTTGATGGCTTTTGCAACCGTGGAACAAGTTCTTTCAAATGTCCATGTGCCCACACCTCTCCAAACCCTCTTGGTGCACTGATTTCAAAAATATACAAAAACATGTTTCTTTCAATGTAATCATCACGTAATGAATAGTAATCATCTATCGTGATTTTATCAAGACCCATGAGAGTTGCAATGATGAATTCATACTGATTGAATGGATATACTGAAACAAGATTCTCCAGCCTATTCAAAATGTCATAATGCGCACTTTCGCTTAATTCTGAGATTTGTTCATTTAGGTATTTCTCTAATTGTTCCATATCATCTCCTTTTTTCATGAATTAGTTCTATCTCGCTTTCGTTTAGTTGATAAAACTTGCATAGGTAATCATCAATAATATCTAAAGGCTTCTCCATGTTCATAATCGCCAATGCTATTTTATGAACATCACATCCTTCATCAAGAAATTCCATGGGAAGGGGAAGTTCTTCAAGATTCGATTTTAATATCTTATGCGTGTTGAATAGGGCGGAAAATAAAAAGTTATAGAATTCCGAATTAAGCAAAGTAGTTATTGTCTTTATGTCAATTCCGATGTTTCTTGGGATCAATATATTAGCACTATTTAATGTTAGTACCTGCTTGTCGTCGTA
This region includes:
- a CDS encoding AAA family ATPase — its product is MISKINFIDNTGLFLKMNGAANIPLKRLSLVYAENGRGKTTLSAILRSLMTGDPIHINERRSIGSQSDPHVVLTFEGNQTVQFQNGSWSRSIPEIVIYDDVFVTNNVCSGLMVDPSHRQNLHELIIGEQGVRLNQQLNEYIEQIEAHNRELQRLASQIPGDARCGFSVDDFCSLPIEDDIDSKILAAERDLLVAQNALEISNAALFTPIQLPEFDQSAFSDLFAASLDTLDSTALLLVKDHFEKYSPSPELWISQGMSLLQSTPEEKNDNTCPFCSQPLEGSKILQNYRAYFSEAYKQLIKNISESVSHLNNQCGEDKLVAFERAIRSYNENRQYWSKFTDIPEIAFESESVIQSWKNLREMIYSKLMIKQSAPLEIVSFTEAELAMFSDYEANRQRVVDHNLQVAQINIEINAIKQRPESAEPTLLVRDLNRLKAIKSRYSQELSQFSEAYLQEKANKQDTEGLRTTARINLENYRNSVFPRFEAAVNDFLQIFNAGFRLSSVSPTNIRTGSSCNYNVLINNTPVSITSNHGSPAFHNTLSSGDRNSLALAFFLATLRDDPNIGNKIVIIDDPASTLDDHRTLSTAQEIRRLAGQAKQVIVLSHSKSFLCSIWTGADRSDSASLQIVRDGNNSTITDWNVDSDSYTEHDRLFGLLDAFINGERVNPRDVAIAIRPYLEGFLRVRCPKYFVPGTLLGPFINICRHWIGTQEQTLNEQQTNELENIKEYANRFHHDTNPQWQTANVNDGELNGFVRRTIAFASI
- a CDS encoding DUF5655 domain-containing protein, which codes for MRLFRLTSNKSLAPVKEVKITKEKTMQEITEKNLNLIFGLEFVCSEFSVDNYRLDTLAFDSEAKSFVIIEYKRSENRSVIDQGYAYLGKMLDRKADFVLQYNHEKNKNLQIKDIDWGQSRIYFVSTSFNNYQLGSLIFNDLPISLWEVKMYQDNHISYRRIDYGSSGASIKKLTPIDTKIGKVAKDIVVYTEADHLNKANEDVKSLYELLKEGIMSRWNLTIDPKKLYIAFKGTTNIVDIEVQKSKLKLTLNVLKGKLMDSLSLAEDVSGKGKWGNGDYQIIMRDDVSLSYILSLIEQSVKLHQ